From the Nodularia sp. NIES-3585 genome, one window contains:
- the remA gene encoding extracellular matrix/biofilm regulator RemA encodes MEIQLINIGFGNIVSANRVVAIVSPESAPIKRIITDARDRGQLVDATYGRRTRAVIITDSSHVILSAIQPETVANRFVISREHHTVEN; translated from the coding sequence ATGGAAATACAATTAATTAACATTGGTTTCGGTAACATCGTGTCTGCCAACCGAGTAGTTGCCATCGTTAGTCCAGAGTCTGCCCCAATTAAACGGATTATTACCGATGCACGGGACAGAGGTCAACTAGTGGATGCAACTTACGGCCGTCGCACAAGGGCTGTAATTATCACTGATTCGAGCCACGTAATTCTTTCGGCCATTCAACCGGAAACAGTAGCGAATCGGTTTGTGATTTCCCGCGAGCATCATACTGTCGAGAACTGA